A window of Methylomonas sp. MK1 contains these coding sequences:
- a CDS encoding DNA-binding protein — MKEEFDSVVGRPVDITDERIIEAGETLVRANRNVTGFALRKITGGGDPKRLKEVWDKHNVSQSVTNAEPVSELPVEVAETLAAMTKALVDKINTLTVELNDKAVKTQERRVADVLRAAGEQQAQAERELADASQAVDELEAMLAEERSRVGELEKRLADVLAADQAKAVELATLRERLEAVEKNAKVAGEQHVAEQAQFRQALADQKRAAQELAVERDKVKTELTKVQTKAEAAEESHKEERKRAATELQRAADKLIKLEAERDGAKGEAGKAREELAKLTGQLEAMKSQAAQLMQAIGNQQPEKAEKAEKAEKAEKPKKV; from the coding sequence ATGAAAGAAGAGTTTGATTCCGTTGTGGGTCGTCCCGTCGACATAACAGATGAACGCATTATTGAAGCCGGCGAGACTTTGGTGAGGGCCAATCGGAATGTAACGGGCTTTGCATTGCGCAAAATTACTGGCGGCGGTGACCCCAAAAGACTGAAAGAAGTTTGGGATAAGCACAATGTCAGTCAGTCTGTGACCAATGCAGAGCCGGTGTCAGAGTTGCCTGTAGAGGTGGCTGAAACTTTGGCGGCAATGACCAAGGCCTTGGTGGACAAAATCAATACGTTGACCGTGGAGTTAAACGACAAAGCCGTCAAGACCCAAGAGCGCCGCGTGGCGGATGTCTTGCGGGCTGCGGGCGAACAGCAGGCCCAAGCGGAGCGCGAACTTGCCGATGCTTCGCAAGCTGTCGATGAGTTAGAGGCAATGCTGGCGGAAGAACGGTCCAGGGTAGGGGAGTTGGAAAAACGTCTGGCCGACGTGTTAGCGGCTGATCAAGCTAAAGCGGTTGAACTGGCTACCTTACGCGAACGGCTAGAGGCGGTCGAAAAAAACGCGAAGGTAGCGGGCGAGCAGCATGTTGCCGAACAAGCGCAATTCCGGCAAGCCTTGGCGGATCAAAAGCGGGCGGCGCAAGAATTGGCGGTAGAACGGGATAAAGTGAAAACGGAACTGACTAAAGTACAGACTAAGGCGGAAGCCGCTGAAGAGTCCCATAAGGAAGAGAGAAAAAGGGCGGCCACTGAGCTACAGCGAGCCGCCGATAAGCTTATAAAGCTTGAAGCGGAAAGAGATGGCGCCAAAGGGGAGGCGGGTAAAGCCCGAGAAGAGCTTGCCAAGCTAACAGGCCAATTGGAAGCCATGAAATCCCAGGCCGCTCAGTTGATGCAGGCCATTGGAAACCAACAACCGGAAAAAGCCGAAAAAGCCGAAAAAGCCGAAAAAGCCGAAAAACCGAAAAAGGTATAA
- a CDS encoding efflux RND transporter periplasmic adaptor subunit — MNKQLLLTATVTLGIGLAGGYWMAQQPKQESAIQPAEGKKPLFYRNTMNPSATSPVPTKDAMGMDYEPVYADANAPKQPKILFYRNPMNPSVTSPIPAKDNMGMDYLPVYADGEAKTDESAGAVRIDAATVQNIGVRTALAKQTLLSHVVRAVGRVAYDEEHIVRLHPKTEGWIETLRADKTGQRVRKNEELLSIYSPQLVASQQEYVLALNNLKVLEKSPIEDIRRGAEELVKSSRERLNLLDVPAHQLHELTDSQAIKKSLHIHTPADGIVINIGAREGQYVTPETELYMIADLSTVWVYAEIYEYELPWVKEGDPVEMRLAGVPGRIFKGRLAFIYPYAEAKTRTIKVRLVFDNADLLLKPDMFAEVTIHAGKQLDAVVIPSEAVIRSGAQTQVLVVRGPGKFEPRQVTTGLSSNNDIAIIDGLAAGEEVVTSAQFLIDSESKLNEATAKMTEPSVPQQPATKSLPVEQGAHNHD; from the coding sequence ATGAATAAGCAACTGTTATTAACCGCCACGGTGACGTTGGGGATAGGCCTGGCTGGCGGCTATTGGATGGCTCAGCAACCTAAACAGGAATCGGCGATTCAACCGGCAGAAGGCAAGAAGCCTTTATTTTACAGAAATACCATGAATCCATCGGCAACGTCCCCGGTGCCAACCAAGGATGCCATGGGCATGGACTATGAGCCGGTTTATGCCGACGCTAATGCGCCCAAGCAACCCAAAATTCTGTTTTACCGCAATCCGATGAATCCCTCGGTCACGTCACCGATTCCGGCCAAAGACAACATGGGCATGGATTATCTACCCGTGTATGCCGACGGCGAGGCGAAAACTGACGAGTCCGCCGGTGCGGTTCGAATTGATGCGGCGACAGTACAAAACATCGGCGTGCGGACCGCGCTAGCCAAACAAACCTTGCTTTCGCATGTGGTCCGAGCCGTTGGCCGGGTAGCCTATGATGAAGAGCATATTGTACGCCTGCACCCCAAAACCGAAGGCTGGATCGAAACCTTGCGTGCCGACAAGACCGGACAAAGGGTCAGGAAGAATGAAGAGCTATTGAGCATTTACTCCCCACAACTGGTGGCCAGTCAGCAGGAATACGTGCTGGCACTGAATAATCTGAAAGTGCTGGAAAAAAGCCCTATCGAAGACATCCGCCGAGGTGCGGAAGAGTTGGTTAAAAGCTCCCGCGAACGCTTAAATCTGCTGGATGTGCCGGCGCATCAACTACATGAGCTGACGGATAGCCAAGCTATCAAAAAGAGCCTGCATATTCACACCCCGGCGGATGGCATTGTCATCAACATCGGTGCTCGCGAAGGCCAATATGTTACCCCGGAAACCGAGCTGTACATGATCGCCGATCTATCCACGGTCTGGGTATATGCCGAAATTTACGAGTACGAACTGCCTTGGGTTAAGGAAGGCGACCCGGTTGAAATGCGCTTGGCCGGGGTTCCGGGCCGCATCTTCAAAGGCCGCCTGGCGTTTATCTACCCTTATGCCGAAGCCAAGACCCGGACCATCAAAGTACGTCTGGTCTTCGATAATGCCGACTTACTGTTAAAACCCGATATGTTCGCCGAAGTCACGATCCATGCCGGCAAACAACTGGATGCTGTGGTGATTCCTTCCGAAGCGGTGATCCGTTCCGGCGCGCAAACCCAGGTTTTGGTGGTGCGCGGTCCCGGTAAATTCGAGCCGCGTCAAGTGACGACGGGTTTGTCGTCCAATAACGACATTGCCATTATTGACGGCTTAGCCGCTGGGGAAGAAGTCGTCACTTCGGCGCAATTTCTGATCGACTCCGAATCCAAGCTGAATGAAGCTACCGCTAAAATGACGGAACCTTCGGTACCGCAACAACCGGCAACCAAGTCGTTGCCAGTTGAGCAGGGAGCGCATAACCATGACTGA
- a CDS encoding recombinase family protein, which translates to MKVARIYLRVSTEEQDLTRQTEIVHSARAEGYYIAGIYREKASGARADRPELLRMIADLQSGEVVVAEKIDRISRLPLAEAEQLVGSIRAKGARLAVPGLVDLSDFAAEADGVAKIVLESVQELLLKLALQMTRDDYETRRERQRQGVQLAKIAGKYAGRIPDTTTHQRIVALRGAGHTIKRTAELAGCSQSQVKRIWAEHKGSH; encoded by the coding sequence ATGAAAGTTGCTCGTATCTACCTTCGCGTCAGTACCGAAGAACAAGACCTTACCCGTCAAACCGAAATCGTCCACAGTGCTCGGGCAGAAGGGTATTACATCGCCGGCATCTACCGTGAAAAGGCTTCGGGTGCCCGTGCTGATCGGCCCGAGCTACTACGAATGATTGCAGACCTACAATCAGGCGAAGTCGTCGTAGCTGAGAAAATTGACCGCATCAGTCGGCTTCCCTTGGCCGAAGCCGAGCAACTGGTTGGATCAATCCGGGCCAAGGGAGCAAGACTGGCTGTGCCGGGCCTAGTCGATTTATCCGATTTTGCGGCTGAGGCCGACGGTGTGGCCAAGATCGTTTTGGAGTCGGTGCAGGAATTATTACTTAAACTTGCCCTGCAAATGACACGTGATGACTATGAGACTCGCCGAGAGCGACAGCGCCAAGGTGTTCAGCTTGCCAAGATCGCCGGTAAGTATGCGGGTCGCATCCCTGATACCACGACACATCAGCGTATCGTTGCGCTGCGTGGAGCAGGACATACTATCAAACGGACCGCTGAGCTGGCTGGATGTAGCCAAAGCCAGGTCAAGCGCATATGGGCAGAGCATAAGGGCAGTCACTAA
- a CDS encoding integration host factor subunit beta → MIKSELIGALAAKQATLLQEDVELAVNTIIEALISAVATGERIEIRGFGGFSTIPRQARIGRNPKTGESVSLPNRHAVHFKPGLDLRHRVNASKQAFPTIKDL, encoded by the coding sequence ATGATAAAATCGGAACTGATCGGGGCGCTGGCCGCCAAGCAAGCAACCCTGCTGCAAGAAGACGTAGAGCTCGCTGTCAACACGATCATTGAGGCTTTGATCAGCGCTGTCGCCACTGGCGAACGAATTGAAATTCGCGGATTTGGTGGTTTTTCAACGATTCCCCGCCAAGCCCGTATCGGCAGGAATCCAAAAACCGGGGAATCTGTCAGTCTACCTAATCGACACGCTGTTCACTTTAAACCGGGCCTTGATTTGCGACACCGGGTAAACGCTTCGAAACAGGCGTTCCCCACCATTAAAGACCTGTAA
- a CDS encoding SEC-C metal-binding domain-containing protein: MKKLGRNDPCPCGSGKKYKQCCLQAADAQIANDRSEAVPKAIQWLFTKYEQPAHAALDEGFFGGLDDDEYAGIQDLPDDSYTGIMINAMEWLLADGVVTIKDQDCRVAALLLGKGGPLLSADQRQWLETLTALPLRLYEIVEVVPGKCMTLRDVMLPERPPVLVQEKSGSQQANRYDLIAARIVPIDAHFELSGAVYGFPRQRSWDLLEELTDELEGVEPDSPLAKEITSAIIPYHWLQLFVRAFEMPPVVDRVTGESLLFVTDHYRVLHWDALGQALSGEADIEGNRDAGWSRLFVGEDGLTRRSLSINPGKRPDRIKVSYHTQQYADEGRPWFEAVSGAAVAFISRELAAPKGILANMQPNDTQERSEPIPLPPEIITELIEKRIRQLYADWADKPLPILNDQTPREAIRTPEGLEHVKFLLHTYEHGEAQQARDQHRPPVSYEFLWQSIGITP, from the coding sequence ATGAAAAAACTGGGCCGAAACGATCCCTGTCCCTGTGGCAGCGGTAAAAAATATAAGCAGTGCTGCTTGCAGGCCGCAGACGCCCAGATAGCGAACGATCGTTCTGAAGCCGTCCCGAAAGCCATACAGTGGCTGTTCACGAAGTATGAGCAGCCGGCCCATGCCGCGCTCGATGAAGGTTTTTTTGGTGGGCTCGACGACGATGAATATGCCGGGATTCAGGACCTGCCCGACGACTCGTATACCGGCATTATGATCAATGCCATGGAATGGCTGCTGGCCGATGGTGTAGTGACAATCAAAGACCAGGACTGTCGTGTTGCGGCATTGTTACTCGGAAAGGGTGGTCCGCTATTGTCTGCTGACCAGCGGCAATGGCTTGAGACTCTAACGGCCCTACCCCTCAGACTTTACGAAATTGTGGAGGTGGTGCCCGGCAAATGCATGACCTTACGGGATGTGATGCTGCCCGAACGTCCGCCCGTCCTCGTCCAGGAAAAATCGGGCTCACAACAAGCCAACCGGTACGACCTGATCGCGGCACGCATCGTGCCGATTGACGCTCATTTTGAACTGTCCGGCGCCGTGTATGGCTTCCCCCGCCAGCGAAGCTGGGATTTGTTGGAAGAACTCACAGACGAATTAGAGGGCGTCGAGCCGGATTCTCCTCTCGCCAAAGAAATCACCAGTGCCATCATTCCATATCACTGGCTCCAGTTATTTGTCAGGGCCTTTGAAATGCCGCCAGTGGTTGATCGTGTAACGGGTGAATCGCTCCTGTTCGTGACCGATCATTACCGGGTTCTGCACTGGGACGCACTGGGCCAGGCGTTGTCCGGTGAAGCGGATATCGAAGGTAATCGTGATGCGGGTTGGAGCCGCCTTTTTGTAGGCGAAGATGGGCTGACACGGCGAAGTCTCAGTATTAATCCCGGCAAACGCCCGGATCGGATCAAAGTGTCCTATCATACTCAACAGTATGCGGACGAAGGCAGACCGTGGTTCGAAGCGGTATCAGGCGCTGCTGTGGCCTTTATCAGCCGGGAACTAGCCGCCCCCAAAGGCATACTGGCTAATATGCAGCCTAATGACACCCAGGAAAGATCGGAACCGATACCCCTGCCACCCGAGATAATAACCGAGCTCATAGAGAAGAGAATTAGGCAGCTTTACGCTGACTGGGCTGACAAGCCATTACCGATATTGAACGATCAAACGCCGCGCGAGGCCATCAGAACGCCGGAAGGACTGGAGCACGTTAAATTCTTGCTGCATACCTACGAACATGGCGAAGCTCAGCAAGCCAGAGATCAACACCGCCCTCCGGTTTCCTATGAATTTCTTTGGCAGTCAATAGGGATAACGCCGTAG
- a CDS encoding HU family DNA-binding protein: MHKSELIDAIASHANLNKADAGRGLDGILSAIQNALKNGDSVSLVGFGTFEVKERAERQGRNPQTGAELTIAAAKLPGFKAGKTLKDAVNG; encoded by the coding sequence ATGCATAAATCCGAACTCATTGACGCTATTGCCAGCCATGCGAATCTCAACAAAGCCGACGCTGGACGCGGTCTGGATGGCATCCTCAGTGCCATTCAAAACGCCTTGAAAAACGGCGATTCGGTATCGTTAGTGGGGTTTGGCACTTTCGAAGTCAAGGAACGTGCCGAGCGTCAGGGCCGCAACCCGCAAACCGGCGCTGAACTGACCATTGCTGCGGCAAAACTACCAGGCTTTAAAGCCGGAAAGACCTTAAAAGACGCCGTTAACGGTTAA
- a CDS encoding IS3 family transposase (programmed frameshift) encodes MKRERRSFDAAFKLQVVQMIHEQGLTVPQVCQELKLGETAVRRWLKQVQAEQSGQPGIGKPLTPDQQRIRQLELENRQLRSDNELLKKGFGLLCQGTAMKHQVIHQLTAEKVVTVQQGCQLLGVSRSGWYAAQRRARQPQALCGTRVRLRSLFEATGQCYGSRRLRKELAEQGIEIGRHRVRSLMKELQIKPIWKPKFVHTTDSNHNLPVYENVLDRQFEQAEANRAWVSDITYIRTLSGWLYLAVVLDLYSRKIVGWAMAPNMPTELVCTALQIAIAQRRPPPGLIVHSDRGSQYASHEYRALLAHHGFQGSMSRKGNCWDNAVMERFFLNLKMERVWHRQYANHTEAIRDVTDYIVNFYNSRRLHSSLGYLPPNGYEMKMADQQPILVSEKS; translated from the exons ATGAAACGAGAAAGGCGAAGTTTTGATGCGGCGTTCAAGCTGCAAGTAGTACAAATGATCCATGAACAGGGACTCACGGTTCCTCAGGTTTGTCAGGAGCTGAAGCTGGGCGAGACTGCGGTACGTCGCTGGCTGAAGCAGGTGCAGGCCGAGCAATCCGGTCAACCGGGCATAGGTAAGCCGTTAACCCCTGACCAGCAGCGGATTCGGCAGCTGGAATTAGAAAATCGGCAACTGCGTTCGGATAACGAATTGCTAAAAAAGG GTTTCGGCCTTCTTTGCCAAGGAACTGCGATGAAACACCAAGTGATTCACCAGTTAACGGCAGAGAAGGTCGTCACGGTGCAGCAGGGTTGTCAGTTACTGGGCGTCAGTCGGTCGGGATGGTATGCGGCCCAGAGACGAGCACGGCAGCCTCAAGCGCTTTGCGGCACGCGGGTTCGACTGCGCAGTCTGTTCGAAGCCACCGGTCAATGCTATGGCAGTCGTCGTCTGCGCAAGGAACTGGCGGAACAGGGAATCGAGATTGGCCGTCATCGGGTGCGCAGCCTGATGAAGGAACTCCAGATCAAGCCGATCTGGAAACCCAAGTTTGTGCATACCACCGATAGCAACCACAACCTGCCGGTGTACGAGAACGTGTTGGATCGCCAGTTTGAGCAAGCCGAGGCCAACCGAGCTTGGGTCTCGGACATTACTTACATACGGACCCTGAGCGGTTGGCTGTATCTGGCGGTGGTGTTGGATCTTTATTCGCGCAAAATCGTCGGTTGGGCCATGGCACCCAACATGCCGACAGAACTGGTCTGCACCGCCTTGCAAATCGCCATCGCCCAGCGCCGACCGCCGCCGGGCCTGATCGTCCATTCCGACCGGGGTAGTCAGTACGCCAGTCACGAATATCGGGCGTTACTGGCCCATCATGGTTTTCAGGGCAGCATGAGTCGTAAGGGCAACTGCTGGGACAATGCCGTAATGGAGCGATTCTTTCTGAATCTTAAAATGGAGCGCGTCTGGCACCGCCAGTATGCCAACCATACCGAGGCCATCCGAGACGTGACCGACTATATCGTCAATTTCTACAACAGTCGGCGCTTGCATTCGTCATTGGGCTACCTGCCGCCCAACGGCTATGAAATGAAAATGGCAGATCAACAACCTATTTTGGTGTCCGAAAAAAGTTGA
- a CDS encoding TolC family protein yields the protein MRSFRLRRLLMATLFFVCSVADATEQSLLTLEAATQKVAQDNPDLAQMLARAKAMAAIPSQEGSLPDPQISFNAMSLPTNSFSTRPEDMTQIGFGLSQAIPFPGKLALREQAALYEAEAATLSADELRLRLLSDVKTLWWQVFYLDRTMEIVDNNHTLLHQFVDIARSKYEVGEGLQQDVLLAQLELSKLLDQKINLSGMRRSTAAKLNALLDQPANNPVQLPATLSIQMPEIRQEDRLYQQAETSRPLLESDRQGINAAQSKLELAQKEVLPDFNVEAAYGARNNMPDGTRRSDLLSLGVSMNVPIFAGSKQNKMIDQRNSELMQQRYALQDRWNTVRSEITQSHSDYQRAKQQFVLFDTGIIPQARQTVASMLAGYQVNKVDFLNLVRSQITLFEYETQYWKAFTEAQQALAQLCANVGGDDIYE from the coding sequence ATGAGATCTTTTCGTTTAAGGCGTCTGCTAATGGCGACGCTGTTTTTCGTCTGTAGCGTTGCCGACGCTACGGAACAGTCGCTATTAACCCTTGAGGCGGCCACTCAAAAAGTCGCTCAGGATAATCCCGACCTGGCGCAAATGCTGGCTCGCGCCAAGGCGATGGCCGCGATTCCTTCGCAAGAGGGCAGCCTGCCCGATCCGCAAATCAGTTTCAATGCCATGAGCTTGCCGACCAATAGTTTCAGCACCCGGCCGGAAGACATGACGCAAATCGGTTTCGGCCTTTCCCAAGCCATTCCTTTTCCCGGCAAACTGGCGCTACGCGAACAGGCGGCGCTGTATGAAGCTGAAGCGGCAACGCTCAGCGCTGATGAATTACGGCTACGTTTGCTGAGCGATGTGAAAACGCTTTGGTGGCAGGTTTTTTATCTGGACCGGACAATGGAGATTGTCGATAACAATCACACCTTATTGCATCAGTTCGTCGATATTGCCAGAAGCAAATATGAAGTCGGCGAAGGGTTGCAACAGGATGTATTGCTGGCCCAGCTCGAATTATCCAAATTGCTCGATCAAAAAATCAATCTGAGCGGTATGCGGCGTAGCACTGCGGCCAAGCTCAACGCATTGCTGGATCAACCCGCCAACAATCCCGTGCAATTACCCGCCACACTTTCAATACAGATGCCGGAAATCAGGCAGGAAGACCGGCTGTATCAACAAGCGGAAACGTCGAGACCACTGCTGGAAAGCGACCGCCAAGGCATAAACGCGGCGCAATCCAAACTGGAACTGGCTCAAAAAGAGGTATTGCCCGATTTCAATGTCGAAGCGGCGTATGGTGCTCGCAATAACATGCCAGACGGTACCCGGCGTTCCGATTTGCTCAGTTTAGGCGTCAGCATGAATGTGCCGATTTTTGCCGGCAGCAAACAGAACAAGATGATAGACCAGCGCAATAGCGAATTGATGCAACAACGCTATGCGCTACAAGATCGCTGGAATACGGTTCGTTCTGAAATTACCCAGAGCCATAGCGATTACCAGCGGGCCAAACAGCAATTCGTGTTGTTCGATACCGGCATCATTCCGCAGGCTAGGCAAACCGTCGCCTCCATGTTGGCCGGTTATCAGGTCAACAAAGTCGATTTTTTGAATCTGGTGCGTAGCCAGATCACCTTGTTCGAATACGAAACTCAATACTGGAAAGCCTTCACGGAAGCCCAACAAGCACTGGCGCAACTCTGCGCGAATGTGGGCGGGGACGACATTTATGAATAA